One segment of Cynocephalus volans isolate mCynVol1 chromosome 8, mCynVol1.pri, whole genome shotgun sequence DNA contains the following:
- the PSMB4 gene encoding proteasome subunit beta type-4: MESFLESRSGLWAGGLAPGEFYRIPSTPGSVMDPASALYGGPITRTQNPMVTGTSVLGVKFEGGVVIAADMLGSYGSLARFRNISRIMRVNNSTMLGASGDYADFQYLKQVLGQMVIDEELLGDGHSYSPRAIHSWLTRAMYSRRSKMNPLWNTMVIGGYADGESFLGYVDMLGVAYEAPSLATGYGAYLAQPLLREILEKQPVLSQTEARELVERCMRVLYYRDARSYNRFQIATVTEKGVEIEGPLSAETNWDIAHMISGFE, from the exons ATGGAATCGTTTTTGGAGTCGCGGTCCGGACTCTGGGCAGGCGGCCTGGCCCCGGGAGAGTTTTACCGCATCCCTTCCACTCCTGGTTCCGTCATGGATCCGGCGTCTGCGCTTTACGGGGGTCCGATCACGCGGACTCA GAACCCCATGGTGACCGGGACATCGGTCCTCGGCGTTAAGTTCGAGGGCGGAGTGGTGATTGCAGCGGACATGCTGGGCTCCTATGGCTCCTTGGCTCGTTTCCGCAACATCTCTCGCATTATGCGAGTCAACAACAGCACCATGTTGGGTGCCTCCGGAGACTACGCTGATTTCCAGTATTTGAAGCAAGTTCTCGGCCAGATGGT GATTGACGAGGAGCTGTTGGGAGATGGACACAGCTATAGTCCTAGAGCTATTCATTCATGGCTGACCAGGGCCATGTACAGCCGGCGTTCGAAGATGAACCCTCTGTGGAACACCATGGTCATTGGAGGCTATGCTGATGGAGAAAG CTTCCTTGGTTACGTGGACATGCTTGGTGTAGCCTATGAAGCCCCTTCGCTGGCCACTGGTTATGGTGCATACTTGGCTCAG CCTCTGCTGCGAGAAATTCTGGAGAAGCAGCCAGTGCTGAGCCAGACTGAGGCTCGAGAGCTAGTAGAACGCTGCATGAGAGTGCTGTACTATCGAGATGCCCGTTCTTACAACCGG TTTCAAATCGCCACTGTAACTGAAAAAGGTGTTGAAATAGAGGGACCACTATCTGCAGAGACTAACTGGGATATTGCCCACATGATCAG TGGCTTTGAATGA
- the POGZ gene encoding pogo transposable element with ZNF domain isoform X1 encodes MADTDLFMECEEEELEPWQKISDVIEDSVVEDYNSVDKTTTVSVSQQPVSAPVPIAAHASVAGHLSTSTTVSSSGAQNSDSTKKTLVTLIANNNAGNPLVQQGGQPLILTQNPAPGLGTMVTQPVLRPVQVMQNANHVTSSPVASQPIFITTQGFPVRNVRPVQNAMNQVGIVLNVQQGQTVRPITLVPAPGTQFVKPTVGVPQVFSQMTPVRPGSTMPVRPTTNTFTTVIPATLTIRSTVPQSQSQQTKSTPSTSTTPTATQPTSLGQLAVQPPGQSNQTTNPKLAPSFPSPPAVSIASFVTVKRPGVTGENSNEVAKLVNTLNTIPSLGQSPGPVVVSNNSSAHGSQRTSGPESSMKVTSSIQVFDLQDGGRKICPRCNAQFRVTEALRGHMCYCCPEMVEYQKKGKSLDSEPSVPSVAKPPSPEKTAPVASTPSSTPIPALSPPTKVPEPNENVGDAVQTKLIMLVDDFYYGRDGGKVAQLTNFPKVATSFRCPHCTKRLKNNIRFMNHMKHHVELDQQNGEVDGHTICQHCYRQFSTPFQLQCHLENVHSPYESTTKCKICEWAFESEPLFLQHMKDTHKPGEMPYVCQVCQYRSSLYSEVDVHFRMIHEDTRHLLCPYCLKVFKNGNAFQQHYMRHQKRNVYHCNKCRLQFLFAKDKIEHKLQHHKTFRKPKQLEGLKPGTKVTIRASRGQPRTVPISSNDTPPSTLQEAAPLTTSTDPLPVFLYPPVQRNIQKRAVRKMSVMGRQTCLECSFEIPDFPNHFPTYVHCSLCRYSTCCSRAYANHMINNHVPRKSPKYLALFKNSVSGIKLACTSCTFVTSVGDAMAKHLVFNPSHRSSSILPRGFTWISHSRHGQTRDRVHDRNLKNLYPPPSFPPNKAATVKSVGTTPPEPEELPPTMAQALPSPASTATPPPTPTHPQPLALPPLAIEGAECLNVDDQDEESPVTQEPELALGGSSSGGVGKKEQLSVKKLRVVLFALCCNTEQAAEHFRNPQRRIRRWLRRFQTSQGENLEGKYLSFEAEEKLAEWVLTQREQQLPVNEETLFQKATKIGRSLEGGFKISYEWAVRFMLRHHLTPHARRAVAHTLPKDVAENAGLFIQFVQRQIHNQDLPLSMIVAIDELSLFLDTEVLSSDDRKENALQTVGTGEPWCDVVLAILADGTVLPTLVFYRGQLDQPANVPDSILLEAKETGYSDDEIMELWSTRVWQKHTACQHSKGMLVMDCHRTHLSEEVLAMLSASSTLPAVVPAGCSSKIQPLDVCIKRTIKNFLHKKWKEQAREMADTACDSDVLLQLVLIWLGEVLGVIGDCPELVQQSFLVASVLPGPDGNINSPTRNADMQEELIASLEEQLKLTGEQSEEPSASTPRPRSSPEETIEPESLHHLFEGESETESFYGFEEADLGLMEI; translated from the exons CAGGCAATCCTTTGGTCCAGCAAGGTGGACAGCCACTCATCCTGACTCAGAATCCAGCCCCAGGTCTGGGCACAATGGTTACCCAACCAGTATTGAGACCTGTCCAGGTCATGCAGAATGCCAATCATGTGACTAGTTCCCCTGTGGCCTCACAACCAATATTCATCACTACACAG GGATTTCCTGTAAGGAATGTCCGGCCCGTACAAAATGCAATGAATCAGGTTGGGATTGTGCTGAACGTACAGCAAGGCCAAACGGTTAGACCAATTACGCTAGTCCCAG CCCCAGGTACCCAATTTGTTAAGCCGACAGTTGGAGTCCCACAAGTGTTCTCACAGATGACCCCAGTGAGGCCAGGCTCCACAATGCCTGTGAGGCCCACCACCAACACCTTCACCACTGTCATCCCAGCCACTCTCACCATTCGAAGCACCGTCCCACAGTCCCAGTCCCAGCAGACCAAGTCCACTCCTAGCACTTCTACCACTCCCACCGCCACGCAGCCGACCTCATTGGGGCAACTAGCTGTTCAGCCTCCAGGCCAGTCCAACCAGACCACAAATCCTAAGCTAG ctccctccttcccctctccaccTGCAGTGAGCATTGCCAGCTTTGTTACTGTGAAGCGACCTGGCGTTACAGGTGAAAATAGCAATGAAGTGGCCAAATTGGTGAATACCCTTAACACCATCCCTTCCCTGGGCCAGAGTCCTGGGCCAGTGGTGGTATCCAACAACAGCTCTGCCCATGGCTCTCAAAGAACCAGCGGACCTGAGTCTTCGATGAAAG TGACCTCTTCCATCCAAGTGTTTGACCTCCAGGATGGCGGACGAAAAATATGTCCACGGTGTAATGCTCAATTCCGTGTTACTGAAGCTTTGAGAGGTCACATGTGT tacTGTTGCCCAGAAATGGTTGAataccagaagaaaggaaagtccCTGGATTCGGAACCCAGTGTCCCATCAGTAGCAAAGCCCCCATCCCCAGAGAAAACAGCTCCTGTTGCTTCCACACCCTCTTCTACACCTATTCCTGCTCTGTCACCACCTACCAAAGTGCCGGAGCCAAATGAGAATGTGGGTGATGCCGTCCAGACCAAACTCATTATGCTAGTAGATGACTTCTACTATGGGCGGGATGGTGGCAAAGTAGCACAGCTTACAAACTTCCCTAAGGTTGCCACATCTTTCCGATGCCCACATTGTACTAAAAGGCTAAAAAACAACATTCG ATTCATGAACCATATGAAACACCACGTAGAACTCGATCAGCAGAATGGTGAGGTGGATGGTCATACTATCTGCCAACACTGTTACCGCCAGTTTTCCACTCCCTTTCAGCTCCAGTGCCACTTGGAAAATGTTCATAGTCCCTATGAATCTACTA CGAAGTGCAAGATCTGTGAGTGGGCATTTGAAAGTGAGCCACTATTTCTCCAGCATATGAAGGATACCCATAAACCCGGAGAGATGCCTTATGTTTGCCAG GTATGTCAATATCGCTCCTCACTCTACTCTGAGGTAGATGTCCATTTTCGGATGATCCATGAGGATACCCGGCATCTGCTCTGCCCTTATTGCCTGAAGGTCTTCAAAAATGGCAATGCATTCCAACAGCATTACATGAGGCACCAG AAGAGAAATGTTTATCACTGCAACAAATGCCGGCTGCAGTTTCTCTTTGCCAAGGACAAAATTGAACACAAGCTTCAGCATCATAAAACCTTCCGTAAACCCAAGCAGCTGGAAGGCTTGAAACCAGGCACCAAG GTGACAATCCGGGCCTCCCGAGGGCAGCCACGAACTGTTCCTATATCCTCGAATGACACACCTCCCAGCACCTTGCAAGAGGCAGCACCACTGACCACCTCAACAGACCCGCTGCCTGTTTTCCTTTATCCCCCTGTCCAGCGCAACATCCAGAAGAGAGCTGTTAGGAAAAT GAGTGTCATGGGCCGGCAGACGTGTCTGGAGTGCAGCTTTGAGATCCCAGATTTCCCTAATCATTTTCCTACTTACGTACACTGCTCTCTGTGTCGCTATAGCACCTGTTGCTCTCGAGCTTATGCCAACCACATGATCAA CAATCATGTTCCGCGGAAGAGCCCCAAGTATTTGGCTTTGTTTAAAAATTCTGTGAG TGGAATCAAGCTGGCCTGTACTTCATGTACCTTTGTTACCTCCGTGGGAGATGCCATGGCCAAACATTTGGTATTCAACCCCTCTCACAGATCCAGCAGCATCCTGCCACGAG GATTTACTTGGATATCTCACTCAAG GCATGGCCAGACTCGGGACCGAGTACATGACCGGAACTTGAAGAATTTGTACCCTCCTCCATCATTCCCCCCTAACAAAGCTGCTACTGTGAAATCTGTGGGGACTACCCCACCTGAGCCTGAAGAGCTGCCACCTACCATGGCCCAGGCACTCCCATCACCAGCCTCAACTGCAACCCCACCACCAACTCCCACTCACCCACAGCCTTTAGCCCTTCCACCCTTGGCTATAGAGGGGGCCGAATGTCTGAATGTTGATGACCAGGATGAAGAAAGCCCAGTCACCCAGGAACCTGAGCTAGCGTTAGGTGGCAGTAGTAGTGGTGGGGTTGGCAAGAAGGAGCAGCTATCTGTGAAGAAGCTTCGAGTAGTACTGTTTGCCCTATGCTGCAATACAGAACAGGCAGCTGAACACTTCCGAAACCCCCAGCGACGTATCCGGCGTTGGCTTCGACGCTTCCAGACCTCCCAGGGGGAGAATCTAGAGGGCAAATATCTGAGCTTTGAGGCAGAAGAGAAACTGGCTGAGTGGGTACTGACCCAACGAGAGCAACAGCTACCTGTAAATGAGGAGACCTTGTTCCAGAAGGCCACCAAAATAGGACGTTCTTTGGAGGGGGGATTTAAGATCTCCTATGAGTGGGCTGTGCGTTTCATGCTGCGGCACCACCTGACTCCCCATGCCCGGCGAGCTGTGGCCCACACTCTACCTAAGGATGTGGCAGAGAATGCAGGACTCTTCATTCAATTTGTACAACGGCAGATTCACAACCAGGACTTACCCTTGTCTATGATTGTGGCTATTGATGAGCTCTCCTTGTTTCTGGATACAGAGGTGCTGAGCAGTGATGACCGAAAGGAGAATGCTCTGCAGACAGTGGGCACAGGGGAACCTTGGTGTGATGTAGTGCTGGCCATTCTGGCAGATGGCACTGTCCTTCCCACTCTGGTTTTCTACCGAGGACAATTGGATCAGCCTGCTAATGTTCCAGATTCTATATTGCTAGAGGCAAAGGAGACTGGCTACAGTGATGATGAGATCATGGAGCTGTGGTCAACCCGAGTGTGGCAGAAGCACACAGCTTGCCAGCACAGCAAAGGCATGCTTGTGATGGACTGTCATCGCACTCATTTGTCAGAAGAGGTACTGGCTATGCTTAGTGCCTCTAGCACTTTGCCTGCAGTGGTCCCAGCAGGCTGTAGCTCCAAGATCCAACCATTAGATGTGTGCATCAAACGAACTATCAAGAACTTCCTGCACAAAAAGTGGAAAGAGCAGGCTCGGGAAATGGCTGATACTGCATGTGATTCTGATGTCCTGCTTCAGCTGGTGCTGATCTGGCTGGGTGAAGTGCTGGGTGTCATTGGGGACTGTCCAGAGCTAGTACAGCAGTCCTTCCTTGTGGCTAGTGTTCTCCCTGGCCCTGATGGCAACATTAACTCACCTACAAGAAATGCTGACATGCAGGAGGAGCTAATTGCCTCCCTAGAGGAGCAACTGAAGCTAACTGGGGAACAGTCTGAGGAGCCCTCAGCTTCCACTCCCCGACCCAGATCATCTCCTGAAGAGACAATTGAGCCTGAAAGCCTTCACCATCTCTTTGAGGGTGAAAGTGAGACCGAATCTTTCTATGGCTTTGAAGAAGCTGACCTAGGTCTGATGGAGATTTGA
- the POGZ gene encoding pogo transposable element with ZNF domain isoform X2, which translates to MADTDLFMECEEEELEPWQKISDVIEDSVVEDYNSVDKTTTAGNPLVQQGGQPLILTQNPAPGLGTMVTQPVLRPVQVMQNANHVTSSPVASQPIFITTQGFPVRNVRPVQNAMNQVGIVLNVQQGQTVRPITLVPAPGTQFVKPTVGVPQVFSQMTPVRPGSTMPVRPTTNTFTTVIPATLTIRSTVPQSQSQQTKSTPSTSTTPTATQPTSLGQLAVQPPGQSNQTTNPKLAPSFPSPPAVSIASFVTVKRPGVTGENSNEVAKLVNTLNTIPSLGQSPGPVVVSNNSSAHGSQRTSGPESSMKVTSSIQVFDLQDGGRKICPRCNAQFRVTEALRGHMCYCCPEMVEYQKKGKSLDSEPSVPSVAKPPSPEKTAPVASTPSSTPIPALSPPTKVPEPNENVGDAVQTKLIMLVDDFYYGRDGGKVAQLTNFPKVATSFRCPHCTKRLKNNIRFMNHMKHHVELDQQNGEVDGHTICQHCYRQFSTPFQLQCHLENVHSPYESTTKCKICEWAFESEPLFLQHMKDTHKPGEMPYVCQVCQYRSSLYSEVDVHFRMIHEDTRHLLCPYCLKVFKNGNAFQQHYMRHQKRNVYHCNKCRLQFLFAKDKIEHKLQHHKTFRKPKQLEGLKPGTKVTIRASRGQPRTVPISSNDTPPSTLQEAAPLTTSTDPLPVFLYPPVQRNIQKRAVRKMSVMGRQTCLECSFEIPDFPNHFPTYVHCSLCRYSTCCSRAYANHMINNHVPRKSPKYLALFKNSVSGIKLACTSCTFVTSVGDAMAKHLVFNPSHRSSSILPRGFTWISHSRHGQTRDRVHDRNLKNLYPPPSFPPNKAATVKSVGTTPPEPEELPPTMAQALPSPASTATPPPTPTHPQPLALPPLAIEGAECLNVDDQDEESPVTQEPELALGGSSSGGVGKKEQLSVKKLRVVLFALCCNTEQAAEHFRNPQRRIRRWLRRFQTSQGENLEGKYLSFEAEEKLAEWVLTQREQQLPVNEETLFQKATKIGRSLEGGFKISYEWAVRFMLRHHLTPHARRAVAHTLPKDVAENAGLFIQFVQRQIHNQDLPLSMIVAIDELSLFLDTEVLSSDDRKENALQTVGTGEPWCDVVLAILADGTVLPTLVFYRGQLDQPANVPDSILLEAKETGYSDDEIMELWSTRVWQKHTACQHSKGMLVMDCHRTHLSEEVLAMLSASSTLPAVVPAGCSSKIQPLDVCIKRTIKNFLHKKWKEQAREMADTACDSDVLLQLVLIWLGEVLGVIGDCPELVQQSFLVASVLPGPDGNINSPTRNADMQEELIASLEEQLKLTGEQSEEPSASTPRPRSSPEETIEPESLHHLFEGESETESFYGFEEADLGLMEI; encoded by the exons CAGGCAATCCTTTGGTCCAGCAAGGTGGACAGCCACTCATCCTGACTCAGAATCCAGCCCCAGGTCTGGGCACAATGGTTACCCAACCAGTATTGAGACCTGTCCAGGTCATGCAGAATGCCAATCATGTGACTAGTTCCCCTGTGGCCTCACAACCAATATTCATCACTACACAG GGATTTCCTGTAAGGAATGTCCGGCCCGTACAAAATGCAATGAATCAGGTTGGGATTGTGCTGAACGTACAGCAAGGCCAAACGGTTAGACCAATTACGCTAGTCCCAG CCCCAGGTACCCAATTTGTTAAGCCGACAGTTGGAGTCCCACAAGTGTTCTCACAGATGACCCCAGTGAGGCCAGGCTCCACAATGCCTGTGAGGCCCACCACCAACACCTTCACCACTGTCATCCCAGCCACTCTCACCATTCGAAGCACCGTCCCACAGTCCCAGTCCCAGCAGACCAAGTCCACTCCTAGCACTTCTACCACTCCCACCGCCACGCAGCCGACCTCATTGGGGCAACTAGCTGTTCAGCCTCCAGGCCAGTCCAACCAGACCACAAATCCTAAGCTAG ctccctccttcccctctccaccTGCAGTGAGCATTGCCAGCTTTGTTACTGTGAAGCGACCTGGCGTTACAGGTGAAAATAGCAATGAAGTGGCCAAATTGGTGAATACCCTTAACACCATCCCTTCCCTGGGCCAGAGTCCTGGGCCAGTGGTGGTATCCAACAACAGCTCTGCCCATGGCTCTCAAAGAACCAGCGGACCTGAGTCTTCGATGAAAG TGACCTCTTCCATCCAAGTGTTTGACCTCCAGGATGGCGGACGAAAAATATGTCCACGGTGTAATGCTCAATTCCGTGTTACTGAAGCTTTGAGAGGTCACATGTGT tacTGTTGCCCAGAAATGGTTGAataccagaagaaaggaaagtccCTGGATTCGGAACCCAGTGTCCCATCAGTAGCAAAGCCCCCATCCCCAGAGAAAACAGCTCCTGTTGCTTCCACACCCTCTTCTACACCTATTCCTGCTCTGTCACCACCTACCAAAGTGCCGGAGCCAAATGAGAATGTGGGTGATGCCGTCCAGACCAAACTCATTATGCTAGTAGATGACTTCTACTATGGGCGGGATGGTGGCAAAGTAGCACAGCTTACAAACTTCCCTAAGGTTGCCACATCTTTCCGATGCCCACATTGTACTAAAAGGCTAAAAAACAACATTCG ATTCATGAACCATATGAAACACCACGTAGAACTCGATCAGCAGAATGGTGAGGTGGATGGTCATACTATCTGCCAACACTGTTACCGCCAGTTTTCCACTCCCTTTCAGCTCCAGTGCCACTTGGAAAATGTTCATAGTCCCTATGAATCTACTA CGAAGTGCAAGATCTGTGAGTGGGCATTTGAAAGTGAGCCACTATTTCTCCAGCATATGAAGGATACCCATAAACCCGGAGAGATGCCTTATGTTTGCCAG GTATGTCAATATCGCTCCTCACTCTACTCTGAGGTAGATGTCCATTTTCGGATGATCCATGAGGATACCCGGCATCTGCTCTGCCCTTATTGCCTGAAGGTCTTCAAAAATGGCAATGCATTCCAACAGCATTACATGAGGCACCAG AAGAGAAATGTTTATCACTGCAACAAATGCCGGCTGCAGTTTCTCTTTGCCAAGGACAAAATTGAACACAAGCTTCAGCATCATAAAACCTTCCGTAAACCCAAGCAGCTGGAAGGCTTGAAACCAGGCACCAAG GTGACAATCCGGGCCTCCCGAGGGCAGCCACGAACTGTTCCTATATCCTCGAATGACACACCTCCCAGCACCTTGCAAGAGGCAGCACCACTGACCACCTCAACAGACCCGCTGCCTGTTTTCCTTTATCCCCCTGTCCAGCGCAACATCCAGAAGAGAGCTGTTAGGAAAAT GAGTGTCATGGGCCGGCAGACGTGTCTGGAGTGCAGCTTTGAGATCCCAGATTTCCCTAATCATTTTCCTACTTACGTACACTGCTCTCTGTGTCGCTATAGCACCTGTTGCTCTCGAGCTTATGCCAACCACATGATCAA CAATCATGTTCCGCGGAAGAGCCCCAAGTATTTGGCTTTGTTTAAAAATTCTGTGAG TGGAATCAAGCTGGCCTGTACTTCATGTACCTTTGTTACCTCCGTGGGAGATGCCATGGCCAAACATTTGGTATTCAACCCCTCTCACAGATCCAGCAGCATCCTGCCACGAG GATTTACTTGGATATCTCACTCAAG GCATGGCCAGACTCGGGACCGAGTACATGACCGGAACTTGAAGAATTTGTACCCTCCTCCATCATTCCCCCCTAACAAAGCTGCTACTGTGAAATCTGTGGGGACTACCCCACCTGAGCCTGAAGAGCTGCCACCTACCATGGCCCAGGCACTCCCATCACCAGCCTCAACTGCAACCCCACCACCAACTCCCACTCACCCACAGCCTTTAGCCCTTCCACCCTTGGCTATAGAGGGGGCCGAATGTCTGAATGTTGATGACCAGGATGAAGAAAGCCCAGTCACCCAGGAACCTGAGCTAGCGTTAGGTGGCAGTAGTAGTGGTGGGGTTGGCAAGAAGGAGCAGCTATCTGTGAAGAAGCTTCGAGTAGTACTGTTTGCCCTATGCTGCAATACAGAACAGGCAGCTGAACACTTCCGAAACCCCCAGCGACGTATCCGGCGTTGGCTTCGACGCTTCCAGACCTCCCAGGGGGAGAATCTAGAGGGCAAATATCTGAGCTTTGAGGCAGAAGAGAAACTGGCTGAGTGGGTACTGACCCAACGAGAGCAACAGCTACCTGTAAATGAGGAGACCTTGTTCCAGAAGGCCACCAAAATAGGACGTTCTTTGGAGGGGGGATTTAAGATCTCCTATGAGTGGGCTGTGCGTTTCATGCTGCGGCACCACCTGACTCCCCATGCCCGGCGAGCTGTGGCCCACACTCTACCTAAGGATGTGGCAGAGAATGCAGGACTCTTCATTCAATTTGTACAACGGCAGATTCACAACCAGGACTTACCCTTGTCTATGATTGTGGCTATTGATGAGCTCTCCTTGTTTCTGGATACAGAGGTGCTGAGCAGTGATGACCGAAAGGAGAATGCTCTGCAGACAGTGGGCACAGGGGAACCTTGGTGTGATGTAGTGCTGGCCATTCTGGCAGATGGCACTGTCCTTCCCACTCTGGTTTTCTACCGAGGACAATTGGATCAGCCTGCTAATGTTCCAGATTCTATATTGCTAGAGGCAAAGGAGACTGGCTACAGTGATGATGAGATCATGGAGCTGTGGTCAACCCGAGTGTGGCAGAAGCACACAGCTTGCCAGCACAGCAAAGGCATGCTTGTGATGGACTGTCATCGCACTCATTTGTCAGAAGAGGTACTGGCTATGCTTAGTGCCTCTAGCACTTTGCCTGCAGTGGTCCCAGCAGGCTGTAGCTCCAAGATCCAACCATTAGATGTGTGCATCAAACGAACTATCAAGAACTTCCTGCACAAAAAGTGGAAAGAGCAGGCTCGGGAAATGGCTGATACTGCATGTGATTCTGATGTCCTGCTTCAGCTGGTGCTGATCTGGCTGGGTGAAGTGCTGGGTGTCATTGGGGACTGTCCAGAGCTAGTACAGCAGTCCTTCCTTGTGGCTAGTGTTCTCCCTGGCCCTGATGGCAACATTAACTCACCTACAAGAAATGCTGACATGCAGGAGGAGCTAATTGCCTCCCTAGAGGAGCAACTGAAGCTAACTGGGGAACAGTCTGAGGAGCCCTCAGCTTCCACTCCCCGACCCAGATCATCTCCTGAAGAGACAATTGAGCCTGAAAGCCTTCACCATCTCTTTGAGGGTGAAAGTGAGACCGAATCTTTCTATGGCTTTGAAGAAGCTGACCTAGGTCTGATGGAGATTTGA